GAGAGTTAAGCCTGCTGACACTCATGGCATTCCCTAGCATTGCACAGATAGCAATAGGGGATGACAATACATCACTTCAGTTTCCCCACAACATTTGAAGAGTTCGAGAACTGAAAATTAACATTGCGAGAGGCTACTCAAGTGCACATTACTCACCTTACGTTCAAACCATCCAACAAAATGCTCCCTGTGACGCTTATCAACGCCTTGTGCGCTAGTTCTTCTCAACAGCTCCTTATGCTTCCTATACATTTATTTTGGGAAAAACATATTAGTATGCATTCAACTATAAACTGTGTAAAAACACAAAGAAAAATGTTTCTAACACTTACTCGATCCATCTCAGTGCCTCATCACAGTTTGATAACATATAGTGCCGCATCCGCAACATTTCAGATTTAGGAAGATGCTCTAATTTGCAGCCTTTCTTACTGTAGTCGATGCTGCCAACTATGCTAGACCCAGCCGGTGGTTCATTGACCACGCTCCTCTCATGGCGCATTGGTCGATCCAGCTTCGTTTCAATGTCTTCTAGGAAGCGAGAGCAGAATGTCATGCACTCCTCTAAGATATATCCCTCTGCTATCGAACCTTCTGGATGTGCCTTGTTCCTAACATATCCTTTAAGTGTACGTAGATACCTCTCGATTGGATACATCCACCGATAACACACAGGTCCACCAAATTTAGCCTCCTCAGCTAAATGAACCGGCAAATGCATCATAATGTCAAAGAATGCTGGTGGAAATATCATCTCAAGCTTACATAAAGTCTCTGCAATTGAAGAGCTTAGTGTTTCTAAATGAGTTTGCACCAGCTCCTTTGAACACAGCGCATTGAAAAACCTGCTAAGCTCAATCAATGGTCTAGCAACAGCTTCAGGCAAGATATGCCTTGCAACTAAGGGCAACAGTTTCTGTAAAATAACATGATAGTCATGTGATTTTAGTCCAGAAACCTTACATCCATTCACATCCACACATCTCTTTATATTAGACGCGTAACCGTCAGGCATCCTCACTCCTTCTAAGAATGTGCATAGCATCTTCTTCTGGTCCCTGTTTAAGGAGTACAATGATGATGGCAAAATATACTTTCCATTCTTCACCACCGGATGCTGATCCTGCCGTATCCCAAGATGTTGCATGTCAAGCCTCGCCTTTTCACTATCCTTACTCTTACCATCTATGTGAAGCAATGTCCCAATAATGCTTTCACAGACATTTTTCTCGATGTGCATAACATCCAAGTTATGCCTTACAAGCAATTTTTCCCAGTAAGGAAGCTGAAAAAATATACTCTTCTTCCTCCAGTTGTGCCACCTACTGTCTTCTTCACGTTGCTTCCTCTTCCTTGTTGCTTTCCCAAATTCTGGTTGCTCAAAACTTTCATACTGTTGTAGAACCTGAGCACCGGTTAGTGGCATAGGTGCCTCCCTCATCTCTGTCATGTTGTTGAAGCTTGTTTTGCTCTTGCGCCACCTATGGTTCTGAGGGAGAAATCGACGATGACCCATGTAACAATGCTTTGACCCAAATTTCAACCATAAGTACTCTGTATCTTTGTGGCAGTATGGGCATGCAAACTTTCCTTTAGTACTCCAACCAGATAGCATGGCATAAGCAGGGAAGTCATTTATAGTCCACAACAGAAGCGCATGAAGAGTAAACGTCTCCTTCTTATTCTCATCCCATGTTTCAACACCTGTCACCCATAACTCTATGAACTCGACAATTAGAGGTTGCAAATAGACATCAATATTCATTCCAGGTGATTTTGGCCCTGGAATCAACATAGACATCATCCAATAGGGTTGCTTCAAACACAACCAAGGAGGCAAGTTGTAAGGGATTAGGATGACAGGCCATGtagtatatgcaacattcaacaTCCCAAACGGATTGAAGCCATCAGCTGCAAGACCGAGCCGTATGTTGCGAGGGTCCTTAGCAAAATCCTTATACTCGCTATTCACATGCTTCCATGCCAATGAGTCTGCCGGGTGACGCATTTTCCCATCATTTACTAGTTCTTCCTCATGCCAACGCATCAGCTTTGATGTCGATGATCTCATATACAATCTTTGCAAGCGAGGAATAAGTGGAAAATAACGAAGGATCTTACGTGCAAAACACTTCTGCTTCTTTCCACAATCAATGTCAACATGATCATCCTTTTCAGTACCGCCTGTCTCTTTCCATCTAGATTCTCCACATGTTGGACACTTATCCAATTTAGCATAATCTCCACGAAATAACACACAGTCATTGACACAGGCATGAATCTTATCGTAATGCAGGCCAAGATCTCGAACAACCTTCTCCACTTTTTCCAAGGAAGCTGGGAGACAATGGCCAGCAGGAAGCACAAGCAAGAACAACCGAAGTATGCGTTCTAAACTGCTATTACTAATGCCATCCATGCATTTAATCTGAAATAGCATGACAATGAAAGAAATCTTTGTAACCTCTTTGCAACCTGGATACAACTCTTTCTTTGCCTCTTCTAGTAGCCTGAAAAGTTTTTTTGCAGTTGCATTTGGCTCGTCCTCATCTCTTCCTGTGATTTCTCCATGTATAACACCTCTAATTAGTGAAGAAACTAAATCATGGGAACTTTCAGCATGATCTACCGCAGGGCCATCATTGTTATCATTCTCAACTAACGAAGGCTCGGAATTACCTTCTCCTTGAATGAAACTCTCATCAAACCCTCTCAGTGCCACATGAGTTCGAACCTCCTTTTCACTTCGATAAGACATGCAGCGACATCGAGTACACGGACATGGAGCTGTTTCTTCACTAGATGTGCCCCCAAATACACTCTGTAAAAAATTCTTGAATCCTGCCTGCCAATCAGATGTATATCTGGACATCCGCATCCAGCTCTTATCTTCATTTGACATCCCTACAGTGAGCACGAATCCACAGAATAAATACCCACTATCAAGCTAACATTATGAATTGAAAAGTTTCTTTCCTAATGAGCATGATATGCCTTTGCAGCTCTCCCCAAGAGTTCGAAGTTCTTCAAAAGTTCACCAAGGAGAGGAAAATTAACTAGGACCCCTGTGTTTTCTGCTCACCTTGTTTGAAGCACAATAAAAGCCAGCTGAGGGGGAGCAAGCTGGGGTCGCCGGAGGGGAACAGGGGCGGGTGCCTCTTTGCCGCTGCTCAGCCGTTTCGTTTTACCGGCTGCGAGGCGGCTATGCAGTGGTGGTGAAGAGCGCGACGGCGTCGAGGACAGGGCGCCGGTGAGACAGAGCGGTGGACGACGTGGCCCGGCGaggctgatgaggaggtgctggccggCGACGCGAGCTCGAGGTGCAGGTGGCGGCGAACGAAGGAGGCGGCGTGCTGGTGCTCCGGGTCGGCGAGGTTGGGCGCGTCGGCGTGGTCTATGGCAGGCTCGGCGCAGAGCGCGACGGCGAGGACGACGCGTTGATGCAGTGCGTCGATGACGAGGCGGTGAGGTCGAAGATGGCGTTCCAGGAGGCGGCGAGCTGCGCGGCGTGGAGCTGGTGAGGTGCAAAGCGCGCGCCGCGTTAAACGGCGCAGGAGCGGAGCTAGGCGCGGCGCGCGTCGGCTCGGGAACAGGAGAagcagtggcggcggcgctgTTGGGATGGAGaaggcggcgcggcgagcggcgcAGAGAGGAGGAGGCGGCGTGGTTCTCCCCGGCGTGCTCTGTCGAAGAGGTCGCGCAGCCGTGGCGAGGTGAGCTCGGCGTGGCGGGGCTGCGCCGGAAAAGGAGCGTGGCGGCGGCGGAAAGAGGAGCGGGCGGCGGCGGAAAGAGGAGCGTGGCGGCGTGACCTAGAGACGACTTGGCCTGTTCTTTTCGTTGTTTGCAGCGGCCACTGAGGAGTGCGTTGTTTGCAGCGGCCCATTAGCGTTGTTTGCACCGGCCCATTAGCGTTGTTTGCAGCGGCGTCGCAATCATCTCCATTTAGTACCACACCGGACACTGAGGAGTGCGTAGCACTGCTTAAAAGGGAGGGCATGGCTGCGCCTTCGAATTCCGAACTGAATCATATCCATCAACGCTTGGTCTCTTCCTGTGCTATGGGTTTAATGGGCTGGCTGGCTCCGTTCGGGCTCCCGCTCGCCGGTTGAGCCTGTAACGATGTTGCCTGGCTGGCCCTATAGCACAATTTTTTTCCCTCTTTTTCATTATACCTATAGCCCATTGCAATTATTTTAATTCATATTTTTCGTATTAACATTTACCCTATTAAATCACATTCTAAATTTGCCACACCTTTTTTTCTTGTCCAACTAAATCACATTCTAAATTTGCCTCACCTTTTTTCTTGTCCAACTGTATATTTTAATTATACAAACTACAATTTGTATCTACTGTGTAGTCTCTTGCATGAACCCACCCAACTTTAAGCCAACTTGAATTCTTAGAGGCCCAATATAATATTTAATCTATTGGAATGAGTTTGTTCGAATATTTAAGTTGTTCGAATATATGTTTTCGGTTTACGCTTTACGAGTATACATTTTTTCAAACGGGccgcccggcacggcacggcacgggcacggcgagGCACGAGCACGGCGGCACGGCGgcccgccgtgccgtgcctgaTAGTGCCGCCGTGCCTGATAGTGCCGCCGTGTCATGGTCGTGGCCCTTGACTAGGAACTCGCTGTCCTTGTTTTCGGTTTACGCTTTACGCCGAGTATATAGTGTTTCAATCGGTCCGCCCGTGCGgcccgccgtgccgtgcctgaTAGTGCCGCCGTGCCTGATAGTGCCGCCGTGTCATGGTCGTGGCCCTTGACTAGGAACTCGCTGTCCTTGTTTTCGGTTTACGCTTTACGCCGAGTATATAGTGTTTCAATCGGTccgcccggcacggcacggcacgggcacggcgagGCACGAGCACGGTCGGCACGGCGgcccgccgtgccgtgcctgaTAGTGCCGCCATGCCTGATAGTGTCGCCGTGTCATGGTCGTGGCCCTTGACTAGGAACTCGCTATCCTTCTTGTTTTCGGTTTACGCTTTACGCCGAGTATATAGTGTTTCAATCGGTcggcccggcacggcacggcacggcacgggctCGGCGAGGCACGAGCACGGTCGGCACGGCGgcccgccgtgccgtgcctgaTAGTGCCGCCATGCCTGATAGTGCCGCCGTGCCTGATAGTGCCGCCGTGCCTGCCGCCGTGCCTGATAGTGCCGCCGTGTCATGGTCGTCGCCCTTGACTAGGAGCTCCGTGACGCGCCACCACACCCGCCAGCGAGCGCGGTCAAGCGCCACGCCGCAGGGACGCGCCCGCTCCCCGGTCGCGTGCTGCCACGAGGAAAACTATACTGGAGTACACGAGACAAAATATGGCACAACTTAATATTCAAAGTTTGGCATTCACTCTTGATATCGTTTATGTGAAAATTTATTCAAAGTACGGCACGAGACAAAGCGTGGACTTGTACATATGAAAAATTCATTATTGTGTAATTTCACATATGAAAATTTCGTTTATGTGTACACATATGAAAATTTCGTTTATGTGTACACATATGAAAATTTCGTTTCCCTGTACATATATGAAGTCCCGTACTAAATTTTCCGTCTGTTTTTTAGGAGCCCGCCAAAGCATCGATTGGATGCGAAATTCACGCGCCTAAAGTCCTCGAGCGGCCTTTACATTTACTCTCCTGCCGCCCCACTCCTAAAACCGTGCGGCACACATCGACTGTTCGTCTTCACCAGTTAGGTCAAGAGACGGCGCTGCCACTCTCACCATGAAGACGGCGACGACGCGCGaccacggcgacggcgacgacggcagCGACGGTGCGCGACCACGGCTGGGCACCATGAAGAAAAGTTGTCGATCTTCAAACACCACACGCAGAAGCGTCAGCTTCGCCGAGCCTGCTTCAGAGGAGATGCGCCCACACCAACACGATGATACTGATGACGAAGATGAAGATGACGGCTTGGGGGTACTACGCTTCCTGCACACGAGGTACTAAATAAATCTGCTAGCTACCTTCATTTGGATTGCCCCTAGTTGTTCTTGTTCTTGGGCATGACTTCCTGCCTTGGCAATGATCAGGTTAGGGTTAGCAATTTTTTCGGTTCATTTTTTCGGTTTTCTTGGGCAATTTTGTTCTTGGGCATGACTTCCTGCCTTGGCGATGACGACCTGGTTGGATCTTAGTTGGTCGATGTGGAGCCTAAATTCACGTAATCACTGGATCTGTGGAGGTCTATCCGGCCATGCAGTTGCAGAGCAATAGTGCCACGTAGGCCGGTATTCTTTGGGACATTTTCTACCGGCAAATGTTTGGATCCGATTAATTGAAAGTTTCAAACCAATATCTAGAAAGTGCTTCTCATTTCATCACTAGATTGTCAATATAGTTCTTTGCACAATACTGTATACATCAGGATTAGAGTctactaaatgaaagttgtatgtGAAAAATTATAGGATTTAGCCTCTTTTTTTCTAGTGCATATCATGAGCATATCAAATACTTGTTCATTGAATAAATTAATTGATATATGCTCTTTTTTTTGTTGTGTGTAGTCTCGTTATTACAAGAACATTCAGATACAGATAATGATCATTTGTCTCAAGGTGAGGGAGGTGAGGGAAATCAGGAAAGGAGAACAACAAACAATAATAATAATCGGCCATCTCATGCAAGAAAACCAAAGGAAGGGAATGGTATATGCTTGTCTCTTATTTTTAAAATGTATGTTGTAAACTCTTTTGCTGACCATGCGTGTTATATTTGTCTCAAATGTGAATTAGGTGTATCCAAAACCCGTCGACGTGGATGTCTCAAAGGTTACAAAGCAGCTGCTAAAAGAATCAGGGGCGGAACTCAGAAATTAAAAGTTGAATTTGATGCCTTGACGGGAGGACCCTGTGGTGACAACAGTCGTACATTTGTGGATGAGATTGTAGTGTTCACTAGGAAAAAGACTCCACTTATAGGAGTGAAATCTTGGAAGAAAGTCAAGGAAATTGTAAAAGAATCAATAGTACAAGAGATGATGGTAAGTAAATTTTGAGCTTTAGCCTAATCTAATGATTTCAACGCCTCTACTTTACTCTTATATTGGTCATTACATTGAAACAGAAAATTTGGGACTTAGACACTGTTGAAGATGCTAGTGAAAAGATATTGGCAATTGCCAAAGAGAGGTACAAAGGATGGAGAACTTCATTCAGTTCTACATACAAGGCATACTCCACTGATGCTGAACGTATGAAGCATAAGCCTGAAGACTTAGACATCGTGGAGTGGTACTACTTGATCCAATACTTTGGATCTGAGCAATTCCAGGTTTGTTTGTGACCAAATTTGTTACTAATCCCGGTTTTGTAATGCAATTAACAGCACTATGCTCATTCACCTTTTGCAGAAACTtagcacaaagaattcagaaaaCCGAAAGAAACAAAAGACTAAGCATCTCATGGGAGCGAAACCATTTTCCCAGATTCGTTTCGAACAGGTAATAACTACATTAAATAATATGTAGATTACTTTCTGAAATATATGGCCATCACCTAATGCTACATTTTTGGCACCTTAGACAAACCGTGCTACAGGTGAACAACCTACTGATCTGCAACTTTGGATGAAAACTCACACCAAGAATGGGGAATGGTCAACTGATGAAGCTAGGGATGTTTATGTGAGTTCTTTGTGTATGTTTGCATCATTAAAATTACAGCATGTTTACCTTAAAATTTGGAACTTCTTAATCTTACATGCTCCTAATTTGTTTGACATGTTACACTTAGGAAAAAGCTTGCATCGAAGTTACAAATGTAGAAAGAGGGAAGGATAGGCCTTTTCTTACAGCTGAGGAGGAAAACTTAGTTTTCCAACTCAACTACTCAAAAACTCTTGGAACAAAATCATACAAGTCTCATGGACGTGGCTACATGGCGAAATATCCAACACGAAGAGCTCTACTGaaacaaaaagaagaagatgCAGCTCGTGCTGAATTGGATGCCCAAGAAGAAAGAATGCAGCACCAAGAAGAGGTTCGAGAACTAAAAGAACAGCTTGCAAATGAAGTTTCAGCAAGGCAAAAAGATAAGGAAGAAAGTAAGAAACAAATGGATGAAATGAGGGTAGAATTCCGTCAGCTTTTGCAACAGGTATCCCCTTTGAAACATGTTTCAACTATTGTTTTAGCTCCGTATTCCTCTAATTTCCCTTGCCTTCTGTCCTGCACAGGCTATGTCTGGAACCATGATCCCCACACAGGTTTCAAATGGACCTACTAACCAGAACTTCATCACACCACCACGCTTAGAGGCTGATGCTGTACAGGTAATCTGTTGTATGATCCCGACACATGCTTCCAAATGAAATGCATTTTGTTTACACCAAAGTTTCTTTGTGGCAGACTGCTGAACCACAAAGCGTAATGACTACAGAAAAGGAAGTTGTTGCACCTCACACCATAAAAGCAAAGAGTACTTCAGCTAGGAATATTTTTACAAAAACTAATGCTGCTGCTGGATCAACGATGAGTTTTGTTAGTTCCGATCAGCTATTGAGGACTCGTAATCAGTTAAAGAATCAGCAGGTATGAATAATGTTTTGATTTGAATCCTCATAACTTGATCTGCACGTGATGTTTACCATGTCATTGCTAGATTTTTTCCTATGCCTTCTGTTGTGTATGCCCTCCAGTAAAGAAACAAGTGATGTTTACCATGTCTATTTAATAAACTTTGCCATTCCAATTTCTTTACTGACTACAGTTGTTTTGCACTTGACATTTAAGATGATTCAGTAACTGATCGCTATTGCTTTTGTTTAACATGTGGGGATAAATAAACTACATTTGACAACTCTAGTGTCCCATTGGATTCTCACAGAATTTATTTATAGATTGAATTGTTAAACATTTTTTCCTAGCAGTGACAAGACACAGTTGTTCTCCTTCTAGGGTTGATCTCAATTTCTCTTGTTCTATGATTGCTAATTACTCCTTTAATTTAATCATATATGTTTTCATGAATCGCAGAGAAACTCGGACAGCCAAAACAATTAGAGAAAGCTTCTATGGCTTAATGTTGATGGCCGGCCACAACAAGAATGACAAGTTACAAAGATGCTTATTTGTGGTTGTGTAGCTGATTGTCGATGGAGCAACCAGCGAACTCATTATTAGATCGATTTATTATATGCTAAACAATGTTGTGAACTAAGTTAAATATGGTTTCTTTATTTTGTTAGTTGTAGTCATGTTCTTTAAAGCACAATTCTGGTCATTGTGTGTTACTTTGGTTTGAGACAAAATTTGAATTAATGAATGTATCAGTTGgttatatgtgatgtgcatgctGAGAAAATAATCTAAAAACTGCTATTCAAATTCCCCTCGTTGCGATAGAATAATAGGCAACCATTGATTTTGGTTGCAATATGCATTATTGCGACGAACTTTATGTGTTGCATTACCATATCATCTATTGACACCAACAATTGTTTGTTGCATGTGCCCTCTATTACCACCAACACAAATTTGTTGCAACTTCCATATATTACCTCGAATACTAGTTTGTTGCATTATCATATCATCTATCGCCACCAACAATTGTTTGTTGCATGTGGCCTCTATTACCACCAACACAAATTCGTTGCAACTTCCATATATTACCTCGAATACTAGTTTGTTGCATTATGATATCATCTATCGCCACCAACAATTGTTTGTTGCATGTGGCCTCTATTACCACCAACACAAATTCGTTGCAACCTACATATATTACCTCGAAGACTAGTTCGTTGCATTACCATATCATCTATCGCAACCATATCTGATACGTTGCAAAAGCACTTTGATGCAATGGATCACACTTTGCAGTAATATGACCATATGGCCACGTAATTTTGGAGTGGCAATACTTTTCTATTGCAACACTTTCGTTCGTGGCAATCATGAAATATTGCAGCCAAGTGTTTCGTGGCTATAGAACCTTAGGCAACCAATCTAATCGTTGCAATATTTGTTCTTGCAACCAAGTATTGGTTGCAGTAGGCTTTTTTTTACATTGCAATAGCAAAATCTGTTGCAACACCACATCTTCAGTGGTTGCCTGAGGCTATTGCACCGTTCCAACTGCAACCATCTATCGACCACCAGACTTAGATGCAATTGATTCCAGTTGCAACCAAAATAGCCATATTGCAACCAAATATAGGCGTTGGCCAAGGCCTGATTCCTAGTAGTGgtgattgcaggtgatggcgAGCAGCCGTCCATGACATGAGACGGCCTCCCTTTACGGGAGACCACGCCCTCCCGTTTTAGATGAGGGGTCGGGGTCAGAGGTAGCGTCCACAGGAGAttagaggaggaggaccagggtcagcaggaggcagcggactccttccccgccaccttcagatgaggtgatggaggaggagcacgtgacggccacgcccgaggatgaggtcgaggacgaggacgtccgACAAACTGAGGACGAGGCAGCCGAGGACGAGGCCGCCGAGGGCGACAGTTTCGCTACCCCGACTATCTACCagtgaggtcccgcgagcctcccttaGCCTCCGCTTCCTCGCAACCGGGCACTGATTtgccctatggcaaagaggtaagtaactatagatgttatcacaactactttatatgataatgttggaaatcaaaagaggaactgataaattttcttaatcacttgtgcagggcctggttggttttgttgggTACTCCTGCATGCTTCCctgcgagcatccttggtgttttgtgcaggaaatggtaccctggCCTTGTGAACGTGTCCGAGGACGTGCGGGAGCCGACCTACACATGGGACAGGTACCAGCTGGCCCCTGACGACaggtaccgcaacaagcaggagcgggtactaGCGGatttttgggtaagtctctcttgcacaacattttcattgggcaagtcttttattgaaataatgaatggatacatcggttttgtatgcagaggtaTTTCAAGCCGGAAGGAGGACTTGAGGCCCGAGCGGATCAGGCGGCTGCCGCCGCCTGTAGGAAGTATGTCACCGACATGCACCACAAGGCGCGCGTGTAGGCCCACAGAGACTACTACACCgtggtgttgaagcagtccatcagcaagcctgatgcaagacaggtggagctgtcccgggccttgtaccttgaggtagacgaaaaacattaataatgatttgttttgagattaagtcagtttaattttatctttttctatgtcaaataatcgatgacttATAGGTGATTCCCTTGTGGTGCCGATCCCACTCcgtgtgctgggagatgatcgtggacaggtggttgtccAACGACTTTGTTGAGAACCACGCGAGGAAGCGGGATCAGCGTCTGCCGAGgcgaggtgctactcaccatcaaggcagccgtagcctccccgcctacaaacaagcatatgtaagtgatttcttttatcttatttgacgctgagatctgccttatttctcaccatcttaccgtcttactcgcaggaggctgcacacccgggtgtggaggtctcggagttctctacgtgggctatgtcccacatgggcggggcgtcttcctctgtctccttcaACCCGTCTGCCCCGCACGAGGTGTACTCTGACCCGaccgtgcacactaaggtccaagagtacacctcaaaggtgagggaggtccatggggaagattacaatgtgcgcactgagcccattgatgcagagaccatcatgaggctaggaggaggcaagaagcatgggcggatGTGGATTGCAGACGACGCCATCGACTCCATCACTGTTCCCTCTGTCGACGTGCtccgagcatggagcacgagctccagccagcccatacgcccatGGCCTACTTCGTCACTGCAGCGGGTCGACGCTCTCGAGGTACGTCCTATTTTACTCATCGTAtgttcatctttgcacacctaagttacatttgcattactgaaacattgaagtttgaattgcaggccgagctgtaggcccagaagctcgtggtcgaggctcagagtgcgcagctgcaggcccagagggAAGCGTTTGCGGCCtaggagaggaggatgcaagaaatggaggccttcatgcggagtgtccagcaagggggtgtacctttgccgttggcagctcctccaccgcctactcctacagccactcctgtaagtatgaaagttcactcttactagatgcttccttgacatacaaccatggttgacatacaaacttactagatgcttgacatagaaacttactagatgcttgacatagaaacttactacatgcttgcactagctatgacatacaaccatgcttgacattctcaatttactagatgcttgacatagaaacttactagatgcttgcactagctatgacatacaccaatgcttcacatagaaacttactagatgaatctcaaacatgcaacctcttatcctttttgcagcttccgtcggcgggttcaaatAACCCCACTCATGCGTCACCGAATGATGGAGCCTTTGCTTcaccatcgtgtcataggccgcctttttgaggagttgtgcttcgtcatgtgcttggacttgagcttcagttgtggttgtgacttgtgcttggacttgatggactgtggttgtgaatttgtgacttgtggttgtgatatttgacttgtgcttgcgatatgttgttatttgagttgtggttgtgatataatgtgtgaaaatggtttcg
This sequence is a window from Miscanthus floridulus cultivar M001 chromosome 10, ASM1932011v1, whole genome shotgun sequence. Protein-coding genes within it:
- the LOC136487135 gene encoding uncharacterized protein, producing the protein MAKRAWLVLLGTPACFPASILGVLCRKWYPGLVNVSEDVREPTYTWDRYQLAPDDRYRNKQERVLADFWRYFKPEGGLEARADQAAAAACRKYVTDMHHKARV